A portion of the Salvelinus fontinalis isolate EN_2023a chromosome 32, ASM2944872v1, whole genome shotgun sequence genome contains these proteins:
- the lratd2a gene encoding protein LRATD2a gives MGNQVDKMKLSHQSYAEVPTVDPNGLDTEEGPRIGVSYIFSTDDEEQEGENSNVDGADKEHRTGTEQKHYDKRNEVDCAVFHRGECIYEKSVKTAGMETYSPEILLNKCKAGDLVEFVTTGQYPHWAVYVGDFQVVHLHRAEIKNSFLTEASQGRRCRIVNELYKFKALSADMVVQNAMEQVGGKDGELSWRNSECFAAWCRFGKREFKMGAEIRIGKQPYRLKILMSDKQSHMLEFQCLEDLIMEKRRSDQVGRTSVVQELANHLNSVGEIKRGDPLSDPITAQTAQ, from the coding sequence ATGGGCAACCAGGTGGATAAAATGAAACTGTCACATCAAAGTTACGCAGAAGTTCCCACAGTGGACCCCAACGGGCTGGACACCGAGGAGGGTCCTCGGATCGGAGTGTCTTATATTTTCTCAACAGATGACGAGGAACAGGAGGGGGAAAACAGTAACGTAGACGGAGCGGATAAAGAGCACCGCACTGGTACGGAACAGAAACACTACGACAAGCGCAACGAGGTGGATTGCGCCGTTTTCCACCGGGGGGAATGTATTTACGAGAAGAGCGTCAAGACCGCGGGCATGGAAACCTACTCCCCCGAGATCTTACTAAACAAATGCAAGGCGGGTGACCTGGTGGAGTTTGTAACAACGGGTCAGTACCCCCACTGGGCGGTGTATGTCGGTGACTTCCAGGTGGTGCACCTGCACAGAGCAGAGATAAAGAACAGCTTTCTGACAGAAGCCAGCCAGGGAAGGAGATGTAGGATagtcaacgagctgtataaattCAAAGCCCTCAGCGCCGACATGGTGGTTCAGAACGCTATGGAACAGGTAGGAGGTAAAGACGGAGAGTTGAGCTGGAGAAATTCAGAGTGTTTTGCCGCTTGGTGCAGGTTTGGCAAACGGGAGTTCAAAATGGGTGCGGAGATCCGGATAGGAAAACAGCCATACAGGTTAAAGATCCTGATGTCTGATAAACAGTCTCACATGCTGGAGTTTCAGTGTTTAGAGGACTTGAtcatggagaagaggagaagcgACCAGGTGGGAAGGACATCAGTGGTCCAGGAACTGGCCAATCATTTGAACAGTGTCGGGGAGATCAAAAGAGGTGATCCACTCAGTGATCCAATAACAGCACAGACTGCACAGTGA